A stretch of the Sphingosinithalassobacter tenebrarum genome encodes the following:
- the folE gene encoding GTP cyclohydrolase I FolE — translation MHDYEADPEDGDIVAEDGKIAVPENVAEAIRTLIRWAGDDPEREGLLDTPKRVARAWKEYCRGYDDDPAHHLSRIFEEVGGYDEIVLLNDIPFQSHCEHHMAPIIGKASIAYLPRDHVVGISKIARVLHAFAHRLQVQERLTAEVADCIWEHLRPLGVAVVVKATHSCMTARGVRTPGVGMVTSRMMGVFRDDERSRAEVLKLMGY, via the coding sequence ATGCACGACTACGAAGCCGACCCCGAGGATGGCGATATCGTCGCCGAAGACGGCAAGATCGCCGTTCCCGAGAATGTCGCCGAGGCAATCCGCACGCTGATCCGATGGGCGGGCGACGATCCCGAACGCGAGGGGCTTCTCGACACGCCCAAACGCGTCGCGCGCGCGTGGAAGGAATATTGCCGCGGCTATGACGACGATCCCGCGCATCACCTGAGCCGCATCTTCGAGGAAGTCGGCGGCTATGACGAGATCGTGCTGCTCAACGACATCCCGTTCCAGTCGCATTGCGAGCATCACATGGCGCCGATCATCGGCAAGGCGAGCATCGCCTATCTACCGCGCGACCATGTCGTCGGCATTTCGAAGATCGCGCGCGTGCTCCATGCCTTTGCGCACCGCCTGCAGGTGCAGGAACGCCTCACCGCCGAAGTCGCCGACTGTATCTGGGAGCATCTCAGGCCGCTCGGCGTCGCCGTGGTGGTCAAGGCGACGCATAGCTGCATGACCGCGCGCGGCGTGCGCACGCCGGGCGTCGGCATGGTGACCAGCCGGATGATGGGCGTGTTCCGCGACGACGAGCGCAGCCGCGCCGAAGTGCTCAAGCTGATGGGATACTGA
- a CDS encoding TonB-dependent receptor encodes MVSVTGRATPLEDLPAAVTVLVPLETERAGIVDVRGLERLVPSFQGTSGQSDAVGTFLSIRGITTASDNPGFEPAVGVYIDGVLRSRAGAALGDLPQLEHIELLRGPQGTLFGRNTTAGAISVFTVPPEFDWGGYGEVRFGNYNLFAAQTGLTGPVSDSVALRIDAGRRRRDGYVTDPNADRAFNDVDRWSLRGQALVESGAFRLRLIGDYSESDEQCCGVAIVSRGDFADAIDAIAAGQGLVDVYDGPASDRVQPASPARGYGERVRDGGVSSQVDWDLGDASLTTITAWRDWRVLRDQDVDYSGADRAYREDYRVRLRDFTQEVRLNGKAWDGRLDWLVGGFFLDQRLRHRDTIRLGADADAFVDAALGGQLAAPPPDGIGVPAQFYGSYPVPSLDQVGAALQGIAPLPSGSVPLFGQLLWLQSPALQAAAPPGSALFAYLNSPLAGSAEGQGNSGNRYHVDTRAFALFTHNIIALNDSVSLTLGMRWNRETKRLDARVLNDTAGCDFFTGADPRAAIYRDAIRAADPGLFEGLFLLACNPAVNSEFNGAYSDRRGESRLSGTARLAWRADPGLLLYAAYSRGTKSGGYNLDQSGFDSVVLGGDGAQARDLAFDSEHVDAWEVGAKVAPAPGVTINLAGYVMDIADAQDVVFTGRNFSVLNVAGKTAKGIEAEAMLRPARALSLRLGYAWMDSRYDGDNDFAGTPLAGMAGERVLNQPAHVATVAADWQPELGGGLHGLFHIDARYQSAVEIDGYDRLAGRGVVRNPGYALVNARIGIGGVDGTWQAALFVENLTDQYYHVTGLSVPEQPGAYAGFPGPPRFWGVTLRAGF; translated from the coding sequence GTGGTATCCGTCACCGGGCGGGCGACTCCGCTCGAAGATCTACCCGCCGCAGTGACGGTTCTGGTGCCGCTGGAGACGGAGCGTGCCGGAATCGTCGATGTGCGCGGTCTGGAACGGCTCGTGCCCAGTTTTCAGGGAACGAGCGGCCAATCCGACGCGGTGGGCACCTTTCTGTCGATCCGGGGGATAACCACCGCCAGCGATAATCCGGGCTTCGAACCGGCGGTGGGCGTATATATCGATGGCGTGCTGCGTTCGCGCGCCGGCGCGGCGCTGGGCGACTTGCCGCAGCTCGAGCATATTGAACTGCTGCGCGGGCCGCAGGGGACATTGTTCGGGCGCAACACCACCGCCGGAGCGATATCGGTATTCACTGTCCCGCCGGAGTTCGATTGGGGCGGCTATGGCGAAGTGCGCTTCGGCAATTACAACCTGTTCGCAGCGCAAACCGGACTTACCGGACCGGTAAGCGACAGCGTGGCGTTGCGTATCGATGCGGGCCGCCGCCGCCGCGACGGCTATGTCACCGATCCCAATGCCGACCGCGCCTTCAACGATGTCGATCGCTGGAGTCTGCGCGGCCAGGCGCTGGTCGAAAGCGGCGCGTTCCGCCTTCGCCTGATCGGGGATTATTCGGAAAGCGACGAACAATGTTGCGGCGTCGCGATCGTCTCGCGCGGCGACTTTGCGGATGCCATCGACGCGATCGCGGCGGGGCAGGGGCTGGTGGACGTGTATGACGGACCAGCGTCGGATCGCGTTCAGCCGGCCTCTCCTGCGCGCGGCTATGGCGAGCGTGTGCGCGACGGGGGCGTTTCGAGCCAGGTCGACTGGGATCTGGGCGACGCATCGCTCACGACGATCACCGCATGGCGCGACTGGCGCGTCCTGCGGGACCAGGACGTCGATTATTCGGGCGCCGACCGTGCCTATCGCGAGGACTATCGCGTGCGGCTTCGCGATTTCACGCAGGAAGTGCGGCTGAACGGAAAGGCGTGGGACGGCCGGCTCGACTGGCTGGTCGGCGGCTTCTTCCTCGATCAGCGGCTGCGCCATCGCGACACGATCCGTCTTGGCGCGGACGCGGACGCATTTGTCGATGCCGCGCTGGGCGGACAGCTCGCCGCACCGCCGCCAGACGGTATCGGCGTTCCCGCGCAATTCTACGGCAGCTATCCGGTGCCGAGCCTCGATCAAGTGGGCGCCGCATTGCAGGGGATCGCACCGCTGCCTTCGGGATCGGTGCCGCTGTTCGGCCAGCTCCTCTGGCTGCAAAGCCCGGCGCTTCAGGCGGCGGCGCCGCCCGGATCGGCGTTGTTCGCCTATCTCAACAGTCCGCTTGCCGGCAGTGCGGAGGGGCAGGGCAACAGTGGAAATCGCTATCACGTCGACACCCGCGCCTTCGCGCTGTTCACGCACAATATCATCGCCCTGAACGACAGCGTCTCGCTGACACTCGGAATGCGCTGGAACCGCGAGACCAAGCGGCTCGATGCGCGGGTATTGAATGACACTGCCGGCTGCGATTTCTTCACCGGCGCCGATCCGCGCGCGGCGATCTATCGCGATGCGATCCGTGCTGCCGACCCGGGACTGTTCGAGGGGTTGTTCCTGCTCGCCTGCAATCCGGCGGTGAACAGCGAGTTCAATGGCGCATATTCCGACCGGCGCGGCGAAAGCCGCCTGTCGGGCACGGCGCGGCTGGCATGGCGGGCCGATCCCGGGCTGCTGCTCTACGCCGCCTATTCGCGCGGAACGAAATCGGGCGGCTACAATCTCGATCAGTCGGGGTTCGATTCAGTGGTTCTGGGCGGCGATGGCGCGCAGGCCCGCGACCTCGCCTTCGATTCCGAACATGTCGATGCGTGGGAAGTGGGCGCCAAGGTCGCTCCGGCGCCGGGAGTCACGATCAATCTCGCCGGCTATGTGATGGACATTGCCGACGCGCAGGACGTGGTGTTCACCGGCCGCAATTTCTCGGTGCTCAACGTCGCGGGCAAGACCGCGAAGGGAATCGAGGCCGAAGCCATGCTGCGGCCCGCCCGCGCGCTGTCGCTCCGGCTCGGCTATGCGTGGATGGATTCGCGCTATGACGGCGACAATGATTTCGCCGGCACGCCGCTGGCGGGGATGGCGGGGGAGCGCGTGCTAAATCAGCCCGCCCATGTCGCCACCGTCGCCGCCGACTGGCAGCCGGAACTGGGCGGTGGCCTGCACGGCCTGTTCCATATCGATGCGCGCTATCAGAGCGCGGTCGAGATCGATGGTTATGACCGTTTGGCTGGGCGCGGCGTGGTGCGCAATCCGGGCTATGCGCTGGTCAATGCGCGCATCGGAATAGGCGGAGTGGACGGGACGTGGCAGGCGGCGCTTTTCGTCGAGAACCTGACCGACCAATATTATCACGTCACCGGCCTATCCGTCCCCGAACAGCCGGGCGCCTATGCCGGCTTCCCCGGCCCGCCGCGCTTCTGGGGGGTCACGCTGCGGGCCGGGTTCTAA
- the serB gene encoding phosphoserine phosphatase SerB, translated as MFIATLIASQRLTAGDISAAADRLAGAGCAPGEAQWIDEGEAADIPFASDPSAAREALEGAFPATDVVVQPAENREKKLLIADMDSTMITVECIDELADYAGIKAQIAEVTERAMRGELDFAEALDARVALLKGLDEGAIDRCLAERVRLSPGAETLVKTMRARGATAVLVSGGFTRFAGPVGGMLGFNRVVANELLVDGGALTGEVAKPIVDSSTKETTLRETAAQLGLDFAETLAVGDGANDLAMIKLAGLGAAYRAKPIVAAAAGARIDHAQLTALLHAQGIARKDWVSI; from the coding sequence ATGTTCATCGCCACGCTTATAGCATCGCAACGCCTGACTGCGGGCGACATTTCGGCGGCGGCCGATCGCCTCGCCGGCGCGGGCTGCGCGCCGGGCGAAGCGCAATGGATCGACGAAGGTGAAGCTGCAGATATCCCCTTCGCCTCCGATCCGTCGGCGGCGCGCGAGGCTCTGGAGGGCGCTTTCCCGGCGACCGATGTCGTCGTCCAGCCCGCAGAAAACCGCGAGAAGAAGTTGCTCATCGCCGACATGGATTCGACGATGATCACTGTCGAATGCATCGACGAACTCGCCGATTATGCGGGCATCAAGGCGCAGATCGCCGAAGTCACCGAGCGCGCGATGCGCGGCGAACTCGATTTCGCCGAAGCGCTCGACGCGCGGGTGGCGCTGCTCAAGGGGCTGGATGAAGGCGCGATCGACCGATGCCTTGCCGAACGGGTGCGCCTGTCGCCCGGCGCCGAAACGCTGGTCAAGACGATGCGCGCGCGCGGCGCCACCGCAGTGCTGGTGTCGGGCGGGTTCACGCGCTTTGCCGGGCCGGTCGGCGGAATGCTCGGTTTCAACCGCGTGGTGGCGAATGAATTGCTGGTCGATGGCGGCGCGCTGACTGGCGAAGTCGCCAAACCGATCGTCGATTCATCGACCAAGGAAACGACCTTGCGCGAGACCGCCGCGCAACTCGGTCTCGACTTCGCCGAGACGCTGGCGGTGGGCGACGGCGCCAACGACCTCGCGATGATCAAGCTGGCAGGGCTGGGCGCCGCCTATCGCGCCAAGCCGATCGTTGCCGCGGCGGCAGGCGCGCGGATCGACCATGCGCAGCTGACGGCGCTGCTCCATGCGCAGGGGATCGCGCGGAAGGATTGGGTGTCGATCTAG
- a CDS encoding YceI family protein: MRTRTLFAALAFAAATPLAAAPFVASQDAGLPGTADVSRVVAGTYDLDSGHSYAHWTVNHMGFTPLDGMFGNATGTLTIDPESPEDASVDVTFDMTGFTTHTEAFTNHLKSEDFFNVAEFPTARFVSTAVEVDGTTAEVTGDLTIHGVTKSVTLDTEFFGAGANPMNKKLNIGFTGTTTIKRSDFGLGYAVPVVTDEVELKIVAAFVKQ; this comes from the coding sequence ATGCGCACGCGCACCCTCTTCGCCGCCCTTGCCTTCGCTGCCGCGACCCCGCTCGCCGCCGCCCCCTTCGTCGCGTCGCAGGACGCCGGCCTGCCCGGCACCGCCGATGTCTCGCGCGTCGTTGCCGGCACCTATGATCTGGACAGCGGGCACAGCTATGCGCACTGGACCGTCAATCACATGGGCTTCACGCCGCTCGACGGCATGTTCGGCAACGCTACCGGCACGCTGACCATCGATCCCGAAAGCCCCGAGGACGCCAGCGTCGACGTGACTTTCGACATGACCGGCTTCACGACGCACACCGAAGCCTTCACCAACCACCTGAAGAGCGAAGACTTCTTCAACGTCGCGGAATTCCCGACCGCGCGCTTCGTTTCGACCGCGGTCGAAGTCGACGGCACCACCGCCGAAGTCACTGGCGACCTGACGATTCACGGGGTCACCAAGTCGGTTACACTCGACACCGAATTTTTCGGCGCCGGCGCGAACCCGATGAACAAAAAACTCAACATCGGCTTCACCGGCACGACCACGATCAAGCGCAGCGATTTCGGCCTCGGCTATGCCGTGCCCGTCGTCACCGATGAAGTCGAACTGAAGATCGTCGCAGCCTTCGTGAAGCAGTAA
- the miaA gene encoding tRNA (adenosine(37)-N6)-dimethylallyltransferase MiaA yields the protein MTDRPPLALIAGPTASGKSALAIALAERHGGMVINADSAQVYADLRVLSARPSHEEESRAPHRLFGHVDGADAYSAARWASEARGAIAEARREGLLPILVGGTGLYMRTLLDGIAPVPEIDATIRDEVRALPVQHAHAALEREDPEAASRLRGTDTTRIARALEVVRSTGRTLAAWQAERVGGIGKEVSLAALVLLPDREWLRERCDRRFGLMLEQGAVEEVRALCSRTDIGETAPVRRAIGVAEIGSWLSGALSREEAVDRAQAATRQYAKRQYTWFRNQPPAEWSRTTKIETNQLVRHFETKLP from the coding sequence ATGACTGACCGCCCCCCGCTGGCGCTCATCGCAGGGCCGACGGCCAGCGGCAAGTCCGCGCTGGCGATCGCGCTTGCCGAAAGACATGGCGGCATGGTGATCAATGCCGACAGCGCGCAGGTCTATGCCGATCTGCGCGTGCTTTCGGCACGGCCGAGCCATGAGGAGGAATCGCGCGCGCCGCATCGGTTGTTCGGCCATGTCGACGGGGCGGACGCCTATTCCGCCGCGCGCTGGGCCAGCGAGGCACGCGGCGCGATCGCGGAAGCGCGGCGAGAGGGCCTGCTGCCGATCCTGGTCGGCGGCACAGGGCTCTATATGCGCACCTTGCTCGACGGAATCGCGCCGGTGCCGGAGATCGATGCGACGATCCGCGACGAGGTCCGCGCCCTGCCGGTGCAGCACGCCCATGCCGCGCTCGAACGCGAAGACCCGGAAGCCGCATCGCGGCTGCGCGGCACCGACACGACTCGCATCGCCCGCGCGCTCGAAGTCGTGCGCTCGACCGGGCGGACGCTCGCCGCCTGGCAGGCGGAGCGCGTCGGCGGCATCGGCAAGGAGGTTTCGCTGGCGGCGCTGGTGCTGCTGCCCGACCGCGAATGGCTGCGCGAGCGCTGCGACCGACGGTTCGGACTGATGCTCGAACAAGGCGCCGTCGAGGAAGTACGCGCGCTGTGTTCGCGGACCGATATCGGCGAAACCGCGCCGGTTCGCCGCGCGATCGGCGTTGCCGAAATCGGCAGCTGGCTGAGCGGCGCCCTGAGCCGCGAGGAAGCGGTGGATCGCGCGCAGGCGGCGACGCGGCAATATGCCAAGCGGCAGTATACCTGGTTCCGCAACCAGCCTCCGGCCGAATGGAGTCGCACGACCAAGATAGAAACGAACCAACTGGTTCGCCATTTTGAAACTAAATTACCTTAA
- the ilvN gene encoding acetolactate synthase small subunit, giving the protein MHIKEEAIERHTLAVIVDNEPGILARIAGMFTARGYNISSLTVSEITDDDLVSRITIVTSASAPVMEQIIAQLDRLVPVHKVTDLSTAGEHVERELALVKVAGVGDHRIEALRLAEVYRARVVDATISSFVFEVTGGTEKIDKFLELMREVGLVEVARTGVVAIARGKEAA; this is encoded by the coding sequence ATGCACATCAAGGAAGAAGCTATCGAGCGGCATACGCTCGCGGTGATCGTCGACAACGAACCCGGCATTCTCGCGCGGATCGCGGGGATGTTCACGGCGCGCGGCTACAACATCTCCTCGCTCACCGTGTCGGAAATCACCGATGACGATCTGGTCAGCCGGATCACCATCGTCACCTCCGCATCGGCGCCGGTGATGGAACAGATCATCGCGCAGCTCGACCGGCTGGTGCCGGTGCACAAGGTGACCGATCTTTCCACTGCCGGCGAGCATGTCGAGCGCGAGCTGGCGCTGGTGAAAGTCGCGGGCGTCGGCGATCATCGGATCGAGGCGCTGCGCCTTGCCGAAGTCTATCGCGCCCGCGTGGTCGACGCGACGATTTCGAGCTTCGTGTTCGAAGTCACCGGCGGGACCGAGAAGATCGACAAGTTTCTCGAGCTGATGCGCGAAGTCGGCCTGGTCGAAGTCGCGCGCACCGGCGTGGTCGCCATCGCCCGGGGGAAAGAAGCGGCCTAG
- the ilvB gene encoding biosynthetic-type acetolactate synthase large subunit codes for MTEKSGADILIETLTDLGVEVVFGYPGGAVLPIYDALFQQDKIKHILVRHEQAATHAAEGYARATGKPGVVLVTSGPGATNAVTGITDALMDSIPMVVITGQVATQLIGTDAFQEADTIGITRHCTKHNYLVKAPGRIAPVTREAFHIATTGRPGPVLIDIPKNVQVATAPAADPATPVTRATYRPMTQPDPDGIEAVIDMLAAAERPIFYTGGGIINSGPQASQQLRELAALTGAPVTSTLMGLGAFPASDPQWVGMLGMHGTYEANMAMNKADLIVAIGSRFDDRVTGRLDAFAPNAKKVHIDIDRSSVNKNVRVDLAIIGDAGAAMGAMLDRWKSQGHAKADLSEWWNRIDGWRAVRSLDFDDAKDGVIMPQRAIRALWEATRDRQPIITTEVGQHQMWAAQHFGFDDPNKWLTSGGLGTMGYGLPAAIGAQLGHPDALVIDIAGEASIQMNIQELGTATQYRLPVKLFILNNEYMGMVRQWQELTYSSRYSESYSDALPDFVRLAEAYGWKGIRIEGMQELQPGIDEMLAYDGPVLVDCRVAKLANCFPMIPSGAAHTEMLLGGAEVSGEMDDEAKALV; via the coding sequence GTGACCGAGAAGAGCGGAGCAGACATCCTGATCGAGACCCTGACGGATCTCGGTGTGGAAGTCGTATTCGGCTATCCGGGCGGCGCGGTCCTTCCGATCTACGACGCGCTGTTCCAGCAGGATAAGATCAAGCACATCCTGGTCCGCCACGAACAGGCGGCGACGCATGCGGCCGAAGGCTATGCCCGCGCGACTGGCAAGCCGGGCGTGGTGCTCGTCACCAGCGGCCCGGGCGCGACCAATGCCGTGACCGGCATCACCGACGCGCTGATGGATTCGATCCCGATGGTCGTGATCACCGGCCAGGTGGCGACACAGCTGATCGGCACCGACGCCTTTCAGGAAGCCGACACGATCGGCATCACGCGCCACTGCACGAAACATAATTACCTGGTGAAGGCACCCGGCCGCATCGCACCGGTGACTCGCGAGGCGTTTCATATCGCCACCACCGGCCGACCCGGTCCGGTGCTGATCGACATTCCCAAGAATGTTCAGGTCGCCACTGCGCCTGCCGCCGATCCCGCGACGCCAGTGACGCGCGCCACCTATCGCCCGATGACGCAGCCCGATCCCGATGGGATCGAGGCCGTGATCGACATGCTCGCGGCGGCGGAACGGCCGATCTTCTACACCGGCGGCGGCATCATCAATTCGGGGCCGCAGGCTTCGCAGCAGCTGCGCGAGCTTGCCGCGCTCACCGGTGCGCCGGTCACTTCGACGCTGATGGGGCTCGGCGCCTTCCCTGCGTCGGATCCGCAATGGGTGGGCATGCTCGGCATGCACGGCACCTATGAAGCCAATATGGCGATGAACAAGGCGGACCTGATTGTCGCGATCGGATCGCGCTTCGACGATCGCGTCACCGGCCGGCTCGATGCCTTCGCGCCCAATGCGAAGAAGGTGCATATCGATATCGACCGGTCGAGCGTGAACAAGAATGTCCGCGTCGATCTGGCCATTATCGGCGACGCAGGCGCGGCGATGGGCGCGATGCTCGACCGCTGGAAGAGCCAGGGGCACGCCAAGGCCGACCTGTCCGAATGGTGGAACCGCATCGACGGCTGGCGCGCGGTGCGCAGCCTCGATTTCGACGATGCCAAGGACGGCGTGATCATGCCGCAGCGCGCGATCCGGGCGCTGTGGGAAGCGACCAGGGACCGTCAGCCGATCATCACCACCGAAGTCGGCCAGCACCAGATGTGGGCCGCGCAGCATTTCGGCTTCGACGATCCGAACAAATGGCTGACCAGCGGCGGCCTCGGTACGATGGGCTACGGCCTGCCCGCCGCGATCGGCGCGCAGCTCGGCCATCCCGACGCGCTGGTGATCGATATCGCCGGCGAGGCGAGCATCCAGATGAACATTCAGGAGCTGGGCACAGCGACGCAGTACCGCCTGCCGGTCAAGCTGTTCATCCTCAACAACGAATATATGGGCATGGTCCGCCAGTGGCAGGAACTGACCTATTCGAGCCGCTATTCGGAAAGCTATTCCGACGCGCTGCCCGACTTCGTGCGGCTCGCCGAAGCCTATGGCTGGAAGGGCATCCGCATCGAGGGGATGCAGGAATTGCAGCCCGGCATCGATGAGATGCTCGCCTATGACGGACCGGTATTGGTCGATTGCCGCGTGGCAAAGCTCGCCAACTGCTTCCCGATGATCCCGTCGGGCGCCGCGCATACCGAAATGCTGCTCGGCGGGGCGGAAGTTTCGGGCGAAATGGACGACGAAGCGAAGGCGCTGGTGTGA
- a CDS encoding SPOR domain-containing protein — protein sequence MKPFWILAAAIATPIATPVAAQQAAQPADPVREGVEAWSRGDYLTAIDKWRGPAEAGNADAQFNLGQAYKLGRGVDSDLAQAQEWYRRAAIQGHAQAEDNYGLALFQNGHRDEAVQWLEQSALRGEPRAQYVLGTMYFNGDAVERDWVRAYALMIRSSQTGLPQANQALAQMDRYVSVEDRQKGLTLARRYEEASNRSQLPVDYAGPVTQPPSPPTAQPTQTAANEPTPTRGQVQTIDLPPSQVAQRPVETAQAPEPVFRPTPQPQQPPVETAQRTAPPAPTPPEPARPEPRAATVDSGWRVQLGAFSEPGNARAMWSTVSRLSVANGLQPYYVASNSGRLTKLLIGPYASRAEALRSCNAIKASGRDCLLVAP from the coding sequence ATGAAACCATTTTGGATCCTTGCAGCAGCCATCGCCACACCGATCGCCACGCCCGTTGCGGCGCAACAGGCGGCGCAGCCTGCCGATCCGGTGCGCGAAGGCGTCGAGGCATGGTCGCGCGGCGATTATCTGACCGCAATCGACAAATGGCGCGGACCGGCCGAAGCGGGCAATGCCGATGCGCAGTTCAACCTGGGTCAGGCATATAAGCTCGGCCGCGGTGTCGATTCCGATCTGGCGCAGGCGCAGGAATGGTATCGCCGCGCCGCTATCCAGGGGCATGCCCAGGCGGAGGACAATTACGGCCTCGCGCTGTTCCAGAACGGCCATCGCGACGAAGCGGTGCAGTGGCTCGAACAATCGGCGCTGCGCGGCGAACCGCGTGCGCAGTACGTTCTCGGCACCATGTATTTCAACGGCGACGCAGTGGAGCGCGACTGGGTGCGTGCCTATGCGCTGATGATCCGCAGCTCGCAGACCGGCCTGCCGCAGGCGAACCAGGCGCTGGCGCAGATGGACCGCTATGTCTCGGTCGAGGATCGCCAGAAGGGCCTGACGCTCGCCCGCCGCTATGAAGAGGCATCGAACCGATCGCAGCTTCCGGTCGACTATGCCGGGCCGGTGACACAGCCGCCGAGCCCGCCGACCGCCCAGCCGACGCAAACCGCGGCCAACGAACCGACGCCGACGCGCGGACAGGTGCAGACGATCGACCTTCCGCCTTCGCAAGTGGCGCAGCGCCCGGTGGAGACCGCGCAGGCGCCCGAACCCGTCTTCCGCCCGACGCCGCAGCCGCAGCAGCCGCCGGTCGAAACGGCGCAGCGCACTGCCCCGCCGGCACCGACTCCACCCGAACCCGCGCGCCCCGAACCGCGCGCGGCAACCGTCGACAGCGGCTGGCGCGTCCAGCTCGGCGCGTTCAGCGAGCCCGGCAATGCCCGCGCGATGTGGAGCACTGTCTCGCGCCTGTCGGTCGCGAACGGACTGCAACCTTATTATGTCGCATCGAATTCGGGGCGGCTGACCAAGCTGCTGATCGGCCCCTATGCCTCGCGCGCCGAAGCACTGCGCAGCTGCAATGCAATCAAGGCAAGCGGTCGCGACTGCCTGCTGGTGGCGCCGTAA
- the ilvC gene encoding ketol-acid reductoisomerase has product MRVYYDRDADINLITDKKIAIVGYGSQGHAHAQNLRDSGVKEIAIALREGSPSAVKAEDAGFKVLTNSEAAQWADIVMILAPDEHQAAIWNSDLKGKMKPGSALAFAHGLNVHFGLIEPPADIDVIMIAPKGPGHTVRSEYKRGGGVPCLIAIDQDATGNAHDVALAYASGVGGGRSGIIETNFREECETDLFGEQAVLCGGITHLIQAGFETLVEAGYAPEMAYFECLHETKLIVDLLYEGGIANMRYSISNTAEYGDITTGPRIITEETKAEMKRVLADIQSGRFVKNFVLDNRAGQPELKASRKAAAAHPIEQVGSELRAMMPWIGANKLVDKEKN; this is encoded by the coding sequence ATGCGTGTCTATTATGATCGTGACGCCGACATCAATCTGATCACCGACAAGAAGATCGCGATTGTCGGCTATGGCAGCCAGGGCCATGCCCATGCGCAGAATCTGCGCGACAGCGGCGTCAAGGAAATCGCCATCGCGCTGCGCGAAGGCTCGCCGAGCGCGGTGAAGGCCGAAGACGCCGGGTTCAAGGTGCTGACCAATTCGGAAGCCGCGCAATGGGCGGATATCGTGATGATCCTCGCCCCCGACGAACATCAGGCCGCGATCTGGAACAGCGACCTGAAGGGCAAGATGAAGCCGGGCAGCGCGCTTGCCTTCGCGCACGGCCTCAACGTGCATTTCGGCCTGATCGAGCCGCCCGCCGACATCGACGTCATCATGATCGCGCCCAAGGGCCCGGGTCACACGGTACGCAGCGAGTATAAGCGCGGCGGCGGCGTCCCCTGCCTGATCGCGATCGATCAGGACGCGACGGGCAATGCGCACGATGTCGCGCTGGCCTATGCCTCGGGCGTCGGCGGCGGCCGTTCGGGCATCATCGAAACCAATTTCCGCGAGGAATGCGAAACCGATCTGTTTGGCGAACAGGCGGTGCTGTGCGGCGGGATCACGCATCTGATCCAGGCGGGTTTCGAAACGCTGGTCGAAGCCGGCTATGCGCCCGAAATGGCCTATTTCGAATGCCTCCACGAAACCAAGCTGATCGTCGACCTGCTCTATGAAGGCGGGATCGCCAATATGCGCTATTCGATCAGCAACACCGCCGAATATGGCGACATCACCACCGGCCCGCGGATCATCACCGAGGAGACCAAGGCCGAGATGAAGCGCGTGCTCGCCGACATCCAGTCGGGCCGTTTCGTCAAGAATTTCGTGCTCGACAACCGCGCCGGCCAGCCCGAGCTCAAGGCGAGCCGCAAGGCCGCCGCCGCACATCCGATCGAACAGGTCGGCAGCGAGCTGCGCGCGATGATGCCGTGGATCGGCGCCAACAAGCTGGTCGACAAGGAAAAGAACTGA